TTTTGCTTCCTTAAGTCAATGTGAACTTTTCCCACTACCTTGAattcgattaggtacctgcaccaaagaaggtaacaacctattatttGAAATGGGAATTAGAATTAGCGTAGATGGCTTCCCAATGTATTGCAATGAAATGGTAGCACTGTCAGCAGAAGCATAAGGGTTGCTCTCGACCAGATTTGATGGTTTGATGGTTGGGGCATGTTCCTTATGCtttactccaattccctcttcgTTGGTGGTTCAAAATTCATCATTCTTAATTGGTGCTGAACGTTCTTGCCTTACAATGGCAAAATAAGAATGAACATCATTAGGATTCTCAATAGATTCAGGAattttaaagttaatcatatcgcCACCAAACGCCATTGTTAAGGCtcccttggccacatcaatcttggtttgggctgttttcatgaaaggtcgccCCCAAGTAAGATTGGCGATGGTAGAGAGTGGGCTGAatcttccatgtcaagcacatagaaatatgcaggaaaaatcaagtggtctacctgcaccaaaacatcctccaaaactcctttcgggtatgcattagatcgattgGCTAATTTaataataacaccatcatttttaagcatTCCTAAATTCATatatgcataaacagaatatgacatgacattaattgattaacctaaatctagcatagcatgttcaaaccttgtattaccaattacacaagggatagtgaaactacctggatctttgcatttaggtggcagcTTTCTTTACACcattgcagagacattctcactCACATGTACCACCTTTTTCTCCCGAATCcatttccttgttgtacaaagcttcttcaaaaacttagcgtacttcgggatttgctttatagcatcaagAAGCGGGATATTGATGTGCACCTTCCTAAATGACTCAAGAATGTCTTTTTCAtcctcttctttcttggtttgcataaatctgctaggaaagggcacattcagtggaatagaactagaaaaacTCGAATTTGGAATTACCTTGATGGTTTGGGATGGTTTGGAGGCGGTAAGGATTTGTCCTCCCTTGCCGTGGGCCTTGCTTCCTATTCTTCCTCTTGCAGCAGCTTGTCATCCTCGTTGAGGCTTTGTTTGGCTGGTTTTTTTATGGTTTCCAAGCTCCTTACCACTTCTCAACGTGATAGCCTTGGTGGACTCAAAGGATTAGGCTAAGTTTCTGAAATCAAATTGGGACAAGGATTGTgtaaccaaaacccaagtggaatgggttaaaacaatcagaaaccaTTAGGTTAGAAAGGTGTGGCACAGATTCCTACAAGGAAAGGGATAAATTTGGCCTAATTCAAGAGGGAAAAGGATTAGGGTTGCAGGTTCTAGAGCTTCTAGAAGAGCTTAAAGGATGCGGCACCTAAATAGGGGTTCTAGAAGGAATGAGGCACCACTTTTTTaggagataaggcttctagaatcatatttttatgtgtccaagtctgaaaataatccccccttgcagctggaattaaggcaAGAAAGGATTATGATAGGATaaaataagataaggttagtttggataagataaggttggataaagTTTTGGATAATATCCCCTTCTTCTGaactgattccttatcttctttgtcttggatttattttctttatcttttcagcacattcctaacctcttgaacttcaaattcgtccgtccatccatcttgctccactcataagctatccattttatgcccaaaactgcctcaaaatgctccaaattgcactttcttgccaattttgttatttggacctacaaacacacgaaaatagtttaaaacactataataaacacaaactaactatggaaatgcaaggaaacaaactaactaagtcgcataaatatgctcttattaactatgcccatgcgtgttcattaagaagtcacattccagatTTGTAATCGTTGCAATTTATGTCAtcgacatgaacctcatcggaACTTCCACTTAGCCTAAGGAAATTGCCACGCACTTGAAatcgaaatttgagatgaaagatcttgggaaaactcgatattgtctcggcttggagatcgagcattgttcgaatggaatcctagtacatcaatcgaactacacccataaGGTGTTGCGacattttaatgaggataaagcgaagaattaaatctctctcttttctctctgtgCCGCCggcccctctccctctctatcctTATACAGTTCAGTCAAACAAACCTACAACAGATACATTATTTTTACTATAATTATGTGAAGAATTATATTACTCTACTGTTGATTTTTAAGTAATTGTTATAttgtaaaatattatttgaatttgtttaaatttcataatttgtgagatattgaatgcataaatgcAGGAGTTAAACTCCTTaaataatgctagggactttgaacaaattatttaattaaataagtTTTTATTCTAACAATTTGGTTGACTAGGGACTGGAACCAAAATGACCCTTATATTAATCTCAACCTTTACTAGATATAATTGAATCCTTAAATTGAGGAAGGGATGAGATTCCATAAAAATGGCAATAAATGAATTACTATTATTCAAGTGCGTTTTTGACATAgaaatgaattgaaaatgaatGTGAAAAACACTTAAATTAAGACTAAACttttttaacaaattaattaagatACTTGGAAGCACTTTAATTTAAAGTTGGAAAGTAACAAATATATAGTAATTATAATTTTCTCACTTCTTAACGGGTTGTGTCATTTTACTTGTTAATTTTAACGGGTAAATGACGCGTCCTATTAAGAATCCATTACCATAATGGGTATGGCACaacatgacccgttaagataacaagtAATACACTAAAACGACACAAACATTGCAAACACGAcctgaacacggaaaattcctgaaacgaaagagacaagaacaacgtgcacaaacaaatatttgtatttgatgattttgggttacaatctctctctattttgatcctctgattcgatctccgtaaggtgtgtatttgtggatgtgcgattgatccaaagggccgttgggcttgatctaaggatgaacgttcttcaagggccgtggacttgatcttgaaggtggatttgagtggatcttcaaaggggcttttgggcttgatctttgaaaaacagtgatgaacggatctccaagggcttttgggcttgatcttgaagaacagtgatgaacggatcttcaagggcttttgggcttgatcttgaagaacggttggatgcgtggatttgtcgacgttgttgatccaaagggccgttggggcttgatcttggatgaatggatgatgaacgatggtgctttcttcaagggccgtcagggcttgatcttgaattggtggatggttgatccaagggccgtcggggcttgatcttggaagaacgatgaacgaagaacgaagaacactttcttcaagggccgtcggggcttgatcttgaattggtggatgattgttgatccaagggccgtcgaggcttgatcttggaagaacgatgaacgaagaacgaagaacactttcttcaagggccgtcggggcttgatcttgaattggtggatgattgttgatccaagggccgtcgaggcttgatcttggaagaacgatgaacgaaggaCGAAGCAcagtttcttgattcttcgggaacctggatgcttgagagcttcggagtttcagagcttcagagcttcaaggtgtaatatgaattggtctcccccaatgaatgaaatgggcttgtatttatagaaatttccaaggcctaattttgaatataatattccagatgaaataagtcgtttctgccaggtgttgacacgtgtcctatttgatgacttttccaactcatttcaattttcgttaagtcacacgctacgtgtaaaatttaggtaatacatgagcgttgacactttgatttatcggtcaacacttatttaccgaaatttcgatgtctacaaatgcccccacttcaaggcacgtcgtatacatgtgcttgtcacgtgtaggagatgcgttttgaagtcccttactgtagatgtcgatccaagggccgttgaggcttgatcttgaattgggctggagatttcttcaagggccgttgaggcttgatcttgaacttttgtttgaaatttcttcaagggccgtcgaggcttgatcttgaatgttgaaattgggccacaaggagcttcatgtggtagatgatatttcgctttggtagtggatgaatcggcacatattttgttgcgcttgttgaatttccacagctttgatcttgaactgggttggaggattttctggattcctccaaatgttgattttccacagcttgttcttgaactggatttgattcaaatatggtgaacgcttgatcttgaatcggacttgtgatttcctcaagggccgtcgaggcttgatcttgaatttggctggaaacttcttcaagggccgttgaggcttgattcttgaaggttgactcgaacacatggcaagcaggcacgaggtaaaggtgacaacctgtttctttgttcaatctttctaattcacacctgagcggtttggtcaacggtatgatcttcaagattgatgggcttttcttccagtcggtgacttgatctttaaggattcgattcaagggtggtgaatcgacacgtgcagctcacaacgcctagtaagccgacccaagaatttgagggtcaaaacaagttcaccgtcttcaggcagatgcggcatcttcttgagttcttcatctcagactctttctgctgagttgattgtgcatgctgcattcttctctgcttgtttcttcaggtagatgtggcagcttcttgagttcctcagttcggactccttctgctgagttgactgtgcagactgcattcttctctgcttgttccttctgcaccttgtctccacatgctgcaaggtatcattttcacttgccttatctgttctccaggcagatgtggcagcttctttgaaagtacagcagcagtgggaaacgagtactcgagagcaatgctaggtaggcaatcagggaagggctCCAAGCAGttggttccttacccgagtttgagtggaagttccggcatattgttttctttatccttgtctttgtaagtaagaacaaggacaaaggaaaggacagggagaacgcatgatatgagatactcttgctttctaccctagtgatatgagatacttttgctttggtgtcatttgtttgccgaggtaccccaaggaataaggaacactgagtgactcgagaggcttcgttgggaaggcattctcggagatgaagaaaggctctgtatgtctgccttgctatggaaggtgaaggtggacagttataggaagttctttaatacctgtagaggtactattcttttactcgtgtcggcaaccgttggatgattgaacagtaaacttcacgtgctttctccttcacccaaaaatctttcgacaaattgtccgtgttgcgcaaagttgagtgtgcatatgacaggtgatgacacggctgaaaaagactggcgcctcttcgatatctgggattggcgcttcgacaaattacccgtgatttccgcaaagctgagtttacgTGTGACAGGTGCCGACgggtctggaaaagcaagatgctttttcgatttctgagcttgcctcttcgatttttgaatagccgcttcgaattctgagctcgcctcttcgatctctgaaatcccgtcgagtgctgattttttatagaggcacgctgttcgtttcaaagcacacttgaattttcacttgtgaaaactcccttcttgcacttctaagatcttgatttgtccgatctcttcctccttcaacactttgaaaatgtctggaccctccgaccatcgttttgacttgaatcttggtgaagaggcagttccgccttctccagacaacatatggcgcccatccttcatatcccccactggtcctcttaccgttggggattcagtggtgaagaatgatatgaccgctgcggtggtggcccggaaccttgtcactcccagagataacagactactttccaaacggtctgatgagttggctgttaaggattctctggctctcagtgtgcagtgtgcaggttctgtgtccaacatggcccaacgcctatttgctcgaacccgtcaagttgaatcgttggcggctgaagtgatgagtctcaaacaggagattagggggctcaagcatgagaataaacagttgcacaagctcgcacacaactatgccacaaacatgaaaaggaagattgaccagatgcaggaatctgatggtcagattttacttgatcatcggaggtttgtgggtttgttccaacaacatttgccttcgtcttctagggctgtaccgcgtagtgaagctccgaatgatcaacttttggttcctcttcttcctggagttccgccgagtggcGAGGCTTCAAACAATCAACCTCCAGCGCttctcatttctggagctctgccgagtggtgaggtgGCACCTGATCGTctttgaagatcccctcttgtaaatttgatttgatttgattttttttttttttttttttttttgtatgtacaatgcaaatttatgtaaaaaattccagaaataaataaataaaaacggaaTTTATTTCTctcgatgttttttttttttttttttttttttgctatatacatacatatcatgcacatacatgtatatgtatatttacatggtgcaatccgcaccatcccaCCTTCCTACTTGCTTTcccctttttttattctttaattttttttattttttaggtatGGTGCCAGATCAATCCagatttcctttttattttcacatggtgccagagCACCAAAGACTCCACCATCCCTTCTTTATTCACGTGGTGCCAGACGCACcaccacccttttttttttttttttttttttttttttgtatttctttctgtATAAATTAGGATGGTGGTtagaggaatttgcagggagcggaCGAAGACGGACGGAGAGCTGGAGTTTGAGGAAGCgcttctcggccggctagtcgtttgacagcggtctttgaagttgttggctaTCATGGTGGTCATAGTGACGAGCTCGAGGGAATCTCTCAAGACACCCTACTCTCCCAACGAGAGCCTCGCTGAAGATCTCTGCCCATCACGAGCTCCACCATCCGTCAATCAACATCGTCGTCAAAAGCCCAGCCACGAACTTCATTGTCCTGCAAGCTTCAGGGAGCACGACCATCCTCACTACCTGCTTCGACTTCAGCCTCCCTTTCTCAGTCGCTGGCTTCGCTGGCTCTACTAGCCCCGCCGCTTCGGTCAGCCCATATCCGCCGTCAGAGATGAGTAGCAAGAAAAGAGGACTTACAACTGCACGCAATCTGATTTATCTCTTCTTTGTTATAATCAAAGCTCTCCAGGAGCTTCCATGAGCATGGACTTCCCAGACGGACATCAAAGCTCTCGACTTGTTTCCCGGATGCagtatatatcatattttcatttcCCGGCCTGAAACGTAAGGATAAAATGGGATCCTCTCCTACCTCCATGATATCAATCGCATCTTTGCATCGCTTATCGAACCAGCAAACGCAGCCATCCTCGCCGGAGGTGGCGATGAGGCCGGGTGTAGCGGCTGAGGCGATGCAGCACGTGGCGGTGGCAAATAGACCCTGATCTCGTCGACGTGTGGCTGGTTTGGAGGCTCACTAGCTCCGGGTGTGCACACCATGTGTAGAGGTGGGGTTTGGGTGGAGTGAGGACGAAGGAGACTGGCGGAGACGAAGGCTTAGGGCCAAGTGAGGATGGGCAGAGAGCTGTTCTGCTGGTGCTATGGAGGGAGTAGTGGCTGAGAGTCCGCTTCAGCGACCCCGTGGAGAACTGCCACGATATCCCCCGCTTTAGCTGCGCTGCTATCAACTTTTCGATCAACTTTTACTGCAGATATATATATGGTGGTGACGGTGGTGGTGTTTCAGAATTTGGAAACTGCAACTGCAATCTTTGTGATAATTCAAGTGCAGCAATCGTAATTGCAATTCAATGGAAGAAGTATGCGCATGCAGCAGCAGCTGTTATACAACTACAGATACAAGATCATCTTTGTCATCTTCTTCGAACACGCACCTATACACCTTGTCATCGGCTCCCTTGTGTGTCCTTACTACGTGGACCAATCGGTATTTCGTGTGGCGGTGCTCGGACCCCCTGTTTGATAAAAGCAAGGCGGCGCCGCCCATCCGGAAGAGGCAGTTTGGGAGGAGCATCGCCCTCTCGTTGCCTTGGTAATAGTTTGGGGTGATGATCTCGGTGCTGACGACCACAGCGTGGGAGTTGGGATGCACCTGGAGGAGGTCGCGCGCCAAATCGATCGAAATGAGGCCGGCGATGCAGCCCATGCTGGAGAGTTTTAAGCTCTTGATGTTGCTTCGGAGCTTGTACTTGTTGATCACCATCGCCGAGAGCAACGGCGTCGGCGAGAAGAGGCTACAGTTAACAATGAGAATATCGATGTCTTTGGGCTTGAGCCCAGTCTTCTTGACGAGCTCTGCCTCGCCCCTAGCGGCCTCCATGGTGGGGTTGGGCGGAATGTAGTGAATCGCCGGAGGGAGGCATGTCTCATCCCCGAGGCCCGAGCGCTCGAGGATCCTCATCTGGAATTCGACGCTCTTGGGGTTGTCGCTGAGGTTGAGGCAGGAGTGCTCCATGAAGGTGGAGAAGGGGACGCGGCAGGTGACCGGAGGCTTGAAACAGGCGTAGTCGACGAGGTACTGGTAGCCGAGCTTGACATACTTGAGCTTGACGGAGTTGGAGAAGTCCTGCAAGATTGGAGGCATGGTGTTTGCTGGGTTCTTTTGTGGGTTTGAAGGATGATGCAGGTCCAATGACGAGGTTGCAAGCTTGCCGATGTTGTTGAGGAAGCGAATAAACTTGCAAATACACCACTGCTTGTACTGTCATTGCTGCTTGAGCTGTTGCTACCATTTCCCTTTCTACCTGCCACACCGGCACTGCTTCCACAACTTGAGTGGAATTTTCTGGCAACTCTCTTACTGGACTTTGTGTAGGCGGGGGAGATGACGAATTGGGCTTGGAGGCTGCCACTTGGGCCTGGATGGCCTCTTTTTGAGAAGCTTGCTGCTGAtggatatacatacatatatatatatatatttgtatgtatatgtatgtaaaagaaatcttttttttttttttttttttttttttgtaaatacataataacataagtattcatttttttctttttttttttgtaataaaattgactctatttaataaaacatttatttttttattttttttattttgatgtgactgaacttgaaattgaatattcaagctgcctacgtacccttccaaagaaagagatcaagtcaaaacgtagttcaaatagagagatttttttttttttggtattttcttttggtgccgtttgcagtttcaactcgtgcagacaatgagcatttggtgccgtgttgcaatTTCAGCttgtgcaggcaaggagcgttggtgttgccttttatgctcgtgcagaccaggagcgttgtgccatgcagtttaggctcgtgcaggcaaggagccttgtgtcttgcagtttaggctcttgcagacaaggagctttggtgccgtgttgcagtttcagctcgtgcaggcaaggagcgttggtgtcgtttgcagtttcaactcgtgcagacaatgagcatttggtgccgtgttgcagtttcagctcgtgcaggcaaggagcgttgtttcatgcagtttaggctcatgcgaacaaggagcattggttcgtgcagtttaggctcgtgcgaacaaggagcattggttcgtgcagtttaggctcgtgcgaacaaggagcattggtgaatttgtcaagcaattttggagaagcgttcctcacaatcttcatagcaaggagccttgaccgagtgattgaagaagtcttcgggcaagaaatCGCGCATTGTGATGGGGACGGACGATCTTCGTGTCGaagtttcatcatcttcaacacgttcacgttgctttggaGGTTGAccagagctgctttgccccctttccgattggcgaacatgtggaggagacgtatgcttcttgtgcaatttcttaggagtgacttgagtccatccttcaactttgcttgtcttggaggatgcccccagcggttgaggtgaaaactttgagtcggaagagccagaagtgaaagtggtatagtttgacttcaccacatcgtcaagatctagctcgatgattcctttttgagccagcttcatgatgagatctttcagcacgaagcacttttctgtcggatgactgatgaagcggtggaatttacagtatcttggactgtcggtacgattcatctcttctggccgtctgcactcaggcaagccgatcaccttcttttccaacaagtcttctaacatgacaaccacatcagagtcggggaatggataagttttctcctcaagctccttcaaagtgcgtctacgcatctcttgatcacgaaagccttcggcttgaatcgccttgcctcgtgtggagattttgacgggagctgtgttgaccgtcatcgcttccttggtgggtttccatgcagccttttccacctttgtcccaagaactttgtcgttcttgtagttggCGTTTTttcatgatgggcgatgctcaactccatgtcatgggcgcgagtggccaattcctcgaaggtccgcggtttaatgccttgaaggatgtattgcaaaccccattgcatgccttggatgcacatctcgattgaagaggtttccgagagcctgtctttacagtcgaggcttagagtgcgccatctgttgatgtagtcaatgactggctcgtccttccactgctttgtgctcgttagctctagcatgctcacagtgcggcgagtgctgtagaagcggttgaggaattcccgttctaattgctcccagctgttgatggactcaggatctaggtccgtgtaccactcaaaggcatttcctttcagcgagcgcacaaactgcttggcgaggtaatctccctccgtccccgcgttgttgcaagtttcgacgaaatgtgcaacgtgctgctttgggtttccttttccatcaaactgcatgaactttggtggttgataaccccttggcatccttagggtatcaatcttcttggaatagggcttcgagtagaacaaggaggtatgtgagctcccttcgtactgtgccttgatggtgttggtgatcatctcctgcagctgctggatagaaagagatcccatgagtgccgctgcttggtctggctccggcttcccatcgattttcttcaccgggggttcttcgtctccgccagctcctccctttagtggatcatcctctgggtcgggtttatcgccgtcctgcgcctccagtcggttgactagtgctgcaatttgcaagtctttttcttccacagttcgggttagccttgcgattgcttcattcatttgagccagctgctcatcgattgaagttgctccaatggtcatgacttgcatggctgaactgtcgcttgaatcggcatcggagagcatggattcggagtatttccttgggctttccccccttggtgcccttagtgaggctaaggtgatcaaaggctcgtgccttgggtgtttttgttcccttggcagagttgatgcagaggtgaaagaggcagCAGAAGTAGCttttgccatgcttcgagtcgtgatgcccaaagtgacaccagttgcgacgaggacgcttttgttctttgtGCCGGTTgggggaacagtttgagccttccttgatgccattaatttcggaagtgcgcttgaatttcctgaacggagaaagagatgagaggcagagatggtcccactgggcgtgccaatttgtgaacacggaaaattcctgaaacgaaagagacaagaacaacgtgcacaaacaataatttgtatttgatgattttgggttacaatctctctctattttgatcctctgattcgatctccgtaaggtgtgtatttgtggatgtgcgattgatccaaagggccgttgggcttgatctaaggatgaacgttcttcaagggccgtggacttgatcttgaaggtggatttgagtggatcttcaaaggggcttttgggcttgatctttgaaaaacagtgatgaacggatctccaagggcttttgggcttgatcttgaagaacagtgatgaacggatcttcaagggcttttgggcttgatcttgaagaacggttggatgcgtggatttgtcgacgttgttgatccaaagggccgttggggcttgatcttggatgaacggatgatgaacgatggtgctttcttcaagggccgtcggggcttgatcttgaattggtggatggttgatccaagggccgtcggggcttgatcttggaagaacaatgaacgaagaacgaagaacactttcttcaagggccgtcggggcttgatcttgaattggtggatgattgttgatccaagggccgtcgaggcttgatcttggaagaacgatgaacgaagaacgaagaacactttcttcaagggccgtcggggcttgatcttgaattggtggatgattgttgatccaagggccgtcgaggcttgatcttggaagaacgatgaacgaagaacgaagaacagtttcttgattcttcgggaacctggatgcttgagagcttcggagtttcagagcttcagagcttcaaggtgtaatatgaattggtctcccccaatgaatgaaatgggcttgtatttatagaaatttcaaaggcctaattttgaatataatattccagatgaaataagtcgtttctgccaggtgttgacacgtgtcctatttgatgacttttccaactcatttcaattttcgttgagtcacacgctacgtgtaaaatttaggtaatacatgagcgttgacactttgatttatcggtcaacacttatttaccgaaatttcgatgtctacaagaTACATTATTTTTACTATAATTATGTGAAGAATTATATTACTCTACTGTTGATTTTTAAGTAATTGTTATAtt
This genomic interval from Malus domestica chromosome 05, GDT2T_hap1 contains the following:
- the LOC139196472 gene encoding 3-ketoacyl-CoA synthase 5-like, with amino-acid sequence MPPILQDFSNSVKLKYVKLGYQYLVDYACFKPPVTCRVPFSTFMEHSCLNLSDNPKSVEFQMRILERSGLGDETCLPPAIHYIPPNPTMEAARGEAELVKKTGLKPKDIDILIVNCSLFSPTPLLSAMVINKYKLRSNIKSLKLSSMGCIAGLISIDLARDLLQVHPNSHAVVVSTEIITPNYYQGNERAMLLPNCLFRMGGAALLLSNRGSEHRHTKYRLVHVVRTHKGADDKVYRCVFEEDDKDDLVSVVV